CGAGCCTCTGCGCCAAAAGGTGCAGCAAGACCCGGTGTTGCAGACCTTTTTCGCCAATCTCGCGGCGAATCCCGACGGCTTTTCGAAGCCCAGTTACCACCAGCGTCTGGCGCTGATTGCTCGCCTGATGGCGATCGAACCCAAGCTGCCCGACATCATCCGGGCGATCGAGAAGACTGATGATCCGGATTTCGATCGCTACTTTATCTCCTCGCACCTGCGCTATCGGCAGGACGCGGTGGAGCGCTTGCAGGAGCTGGACGCTTTGCCCGGTCCGATCTTCACGGTGGGGCTCTCGGTGGGCGGCGCGGTGGCCCTGGGCCTAGCGGCAGCGCGTCCCGATCGCATTGACAAGGTCGTTGCCTACGCCCCCCTGCTGAAAATCTTTGGGGAAGATCGGCGGCTCTACGTCAATCTGGCCGGACCCCTCGACATCAGCGAATCGGGCTGGGACCCGAGCCTGCGCTTTCCGGTGGGCTGCCTGACGGCGGCGGACCGCTTTGGCAGCGACTACGTGCTCGATCGCCAGTCCGTCAGCACCCTGAGCCAGATTCCCACCTGCCTGATCCTGACTGAAAACGAGGACGCGGCGGACATCGAAACCAATCAAGACTTCTTTAAGCGCTTGGGGGGCGATCGCCAGGGGCACCGGTTCTTTATGTATCCGGCCCAAGACATGGTGCCCCACCCCATGGTGGACCCCACAGAGGTCAGCCAGGGCATGAGCAACCGCTTCTGGCAAAGCCTCTACCAGGAAACCTTCCGGTTCCTGACTGAGGGCGAAATCTCGCCGGAAAATCTTGAGAGCCTGTCGCCGTCGCCGGACCTGCCCCCGGTGCCGCCGGTGGCCTAGCTTCTGGTGGCAGCCTGACTCGGGGCGATCGCCTTTGGCTGGATGCCCTCCTCGGCCAGGAGGCGAGCCAGCTTGTCGCGAAACTGCCCAAAGGCATAGCGCTCCATCACCGCCTGGCGCAGCGCCTCCGGCTGATAGAGCAGCGGATTGGGATAGGTGCCTTGGAGAAGCTGCCGCAAGCTCGCCTGGAGCTCGCTTAGGTTGTCGGGGTCGATGAGACAGCCCAGAGCACCCCGCTCTAGGGGGTCTACGGCCCCGTCCTGATTGCCCGCGAGGGTTGGCTTGCCGCAGGCCAGCGCCTCCAAGTACACAATGCCAAAGCCCTCCCCCTTGCTGGGCATGGCGAAGACATCGCACAGCCGGTAGTGGTCGGCCAGCTCTTCGTCAGCAATGAATCCCGCCAGCGTGACCTGCTCTGCAATGCCGAGTTCGGTGATCAGGGCCTCGATGCGCGGGCGATCGTCTCCCTTGCCCCCCAGGATGTAGCGAATGGTCGGAAAGTCGCGGCGCAGCGCCACCAGCGATCGCAGGATTTGCTCATAACCCTTGTAGGTGGCAGATTTTCCTAGACGCGTGATGGTCAAGATCACCGGCTGGTCGGGCTGTAGGCCGTAGCGCTGCAACAAATAATCTGGCTTCGGACCGAGCTGAAACTGCTCCGGATCAAAAGTATTGGGCAACACGCCGACCTGGCCTGGGTCGAGGGGCTGCTCTCGCAGCAGGCGATCGCGCGTGTAGTGGCTCACCGCGATCACTCGATTGGCTCGCCGCAGCGCCCGACCCATGGCCGACGGCGGCAAATTCCACACCTCCAGGCCATGGCCCACCACCCAGTAGGGCGTACCCGTCCAGCGATTGAGCCAGTCCCCGGCGACCCCGTAGCCCACCTGGGTCGAGATCACCAAACTCGGCGGCCGCTGGATCCCGAGGCGCAGCACCTGACCCGTCATGAGCATACTTTGGGCCAGCCGTGGCCATCGGCCAAAACAGTGAAACCGCAGGCGATCGCCCTTAAACCAAGGCTGAATGTCC
This genomic stretch from Geitlerinema sp. PCC 7407 harbors:
- a CDS encoding glycosyltransferase, coding for MLLMPNLFGFKGGVQVYSRFLLEALLELFPQATFDILLKYDRPEDIQPWFKGDRLRFHCFGRWPRLAQSMLMTGQVLRLGIQRPPSLVISTQVGYGVAGDWLNRWTGTPYWVVGHGLEVWNLPPSAMGRALRRANRVIAVSHYTRDRLLREQPLDPGQVGVLPNTFDPEQFQLGPKPDYLLQRYGLQPDQPVILTITRLGKSATYKGYEQILRSLVALRRDFPTIRYILGGKGDDRPRIEALITELGIAEQVTLAGFIADEELADHYRLCDVFAMPSKGEGFGIVYLEALACGKPTLAGNQDGAVDPLERGALGCLIDPDNLSELQASLRQLLQGTYPNPLLYQPEALRQAVMERYAFGQFRDKLARLLAEEGIQPKAIAPSQAATRS